One window from the genome of Candidatus Zixiibacteriota bacterium encodes:
- a CDS encoding sulfite exporter TauE/SafE family protein has protein sequence MVEFPISGVETWWWLPTLVAFCISAITSTGGVTGAFILLPFTVSILGYSSPGVSPTNLLYNVFAIPSGVWRFHQERRMLWSLAWATTIATLPGQTIGAIIRLKYLPDARSFKLFAGFVLLYLGGKLIQDLIKRQAANGPTTNATGHRMITRQHLGVRTLSYDYEGATYSITTWPVVLISFVVGIVGGIYGIGGGALLSPYFVAIYQLPVHSIAGAMLLGTFLSSVVGVIVYMVVSPFFTPEGAIIMPDWLLGLAFGVGGAIGVYVGARMQRYVPPRVIKWVLVAALLWIAAQYIGGFFRR, from the coding sequence GTGGTTGAATTCCCCATATCGGGTGTCGAAACCTGGTGGTGGCTGCCGACCCTGGTGGCATTCTGCATCTCCGCGATAACCTCAACCGGCGGTGTCACCGGCGCATTCATCCTTTTGCCGTTCACGGTGTCGATTCTCGGTTACAGCTCCCCCGGAGTCAGCCCTACTAATCTGCTCTATAACGTGTTCGCGATTCCGTCGGGTGTGTGGCGGTTTCATCAGGAACGGCGCATGCTCTGGTCGCTGGCCTGGGCCACGACTATCGCCACCCTGCCGGGGCAGACAATCGGCGCCATCATTCGCCTGAAGTACCTGCCTGACGCCCGTTCATTCAAACTGTTCGCCGGATTCGTGCTATTGTACTTGGGCGGCAAACTTATTCAGGACCTAATCAAGCGGCAGGCCGCCAACGGCCCGACCACGAACGCCACTGGCCATCGCATGATCACCCGGCAGCATCTCGGTGTGCGCACGCTGAGCTACGATTACGAGGGCGCCACCTATTCGATCACCACGTGGCCGGTGGTGCTGATTTCGTTTGTCGTGGGAATCGTGGGCGGCATCTACGGTATCGGCGGAGGAGCGTTGCTCTCGCCGTATTTTGTCGCAATCTACCAACTGCCGGTACATTCGATAGCCGGTGCGATGCTGCTCGGCACGTTTCTATCATCTGTGGTCGGTGTCATTGTCTACATGGTGGTGAGCCCGTTCTTCACACCAGAGGGGGCGATTATAATGCCGGACTGGCTGCTGGGCCTGGCGTTTGGGGTGGGCGGCGCGATAGGTGTGTATGTTGGCGCACGGATGCAGCGCTACGTGCCGCCGCGAGTCATCAAGTGGGTTCTGGTGGCCGCGCTGCTCTGGATTGCGGCCCAGTACATAGGGGGATTCTTCCGGCGATGA
- a CDS encoding HAD family phosphatase produces MNRIDTIVFDLGNVILPFDPLKPCATLGEMIGKSAEEVAHLIYDSNLERRFEQGRIDGAAFTRGVSEALDLNLAESEFRELWADMFTENQEVSDIVRELKPYHRLMLMSNTNHWHWRHAFLHFPIVSEFESYVLSFEVGELKPHPAIYRAALAKAGADRSVLFIDDIEVNVNAARIMGIAGIHFCSAKQLRRELIALGCKL; encoded by the coding sequence ATGAACCGGATCGACACTATCGTATTTGATCTGGGCAATGTCATCCTGCCGTTCGACCCGCTGAAACCCTGTGCGACCTTGGGAGAGATGATCGGCAAGAGCGCCGAGGAAGTCGCCCACCTGATCTATGATAGCAATCTGGAACGCCGTTTCGAGCAGGGGAGGATCGACGGAGCGGCGTTCACGAGGGGCGTATCCGAGGCGCTCGACCTGAATCTCGCCGAGAGCGAATTCCGTGAACTATGGGCGGACATGTTCACCGAGAATCAGGAAGTGTCGGACATAGTCAGGGAGCTTAAGCCGTACCACCGCCTAATGCTCATGTCGAACACCAATCACTGGCACTGGCGTCATGCGTTTCTGCACTTCCCGATCGTGTCCGAGTTCGAGAGCTATGTACTGTCGTTCGAGGTAGGCGAGCTCAAGCCGCACCCGGCAATCTACCGCGCCGCACTGGCGAAGGCGGGAGCGGACCGGTCGGTTCTGTTCATCGATGATATTGAGGTAAATGTCAATGCCGCCCGGATAATGGGGATTGCGGGGATTCACTTCTGTTCAGCAAAGCAGCTGCGCAGGGAGTTGATCGCGCTCGGATGCAAGCTCTAA
- a CDS encoding DinB family protein — translation MQPRTMVPRIAYTADLYRINTGLFRRATELLDIKDIDHRPLDIGNSFRFLAGHITFYRHKIATTMGIKTTFRWTELFDLGARPQEPAAYPSLDQIITSFNKITDPMLKRLETIADGELDGAPSFTVQVPGTVNTVGGIISFGALHEAYHVGQMAYLVRLLGGDRLIR, via the coding sequence TTGCAACCACGAACCATGGTACCGAGGATTGCATACACCGCTGATCTGTATCGGATTAACACCGGCCTGTTTCGACGCGCCACTGAACTGCTCGATATCAAAGACATCGATCATCGCCCCCTCGATATCGGCAACTCCTTTCGCTTTCTCGCCGGTCATATCACCTTCTATCGTCACAAGATCGCGACCACCATGGGCATCAAAACCACGTTTCGCTGGACCGAACTTTTTGATCTGGGGGCCCGCCCCCAGGAGCCGGCGGCGTATCCATCGCTCGATCAAATCATAACCTCATTCAACAAGATAACTGATCCGATGTTGAAGCGGCTTGAAACGATTGCAGATGGTGAGCTCGACGGGGCCCCGTCGTTCACGGTGCAGGTTCCCGGCACGGTCAACACGGTCGGCGGGATAATCTCATTCGGCGCGCTCCACGAGGCGTATCACGTGGGTCAGATGGCCTATCTTGTAAGGTTGCTGGGCGGCGATCGTTTGATCCGTTAG
- a CDS encoding DinB family protein, translated as MHPRIKLVSELYLITEKLVLKALKQMKPEVIDSRPIEKANSFRWVFGHITAHRYMLAKAIGLNENVEWEKLYSFGAPLQESSAYPSIDEITKAFSHISEKIRQRFPALTEDDLAGEAAFEIPGLEKTTAGTIAFLSLHESYHVGQLAYIMRLHDCDKLVG; from the coding sequence ATGCACCCACGAATCAAACTAGTAAGCGAACTATATCTGATCACCGAAAAACTTGTACTCAAGGCCCTCAAGCAGATGAAACCCGAGGTAATCGACTCCCGGCCAATCGAAAAAGCCAACTCCTTCCGCTGGGTATTCGGCCACATCACTGCGCATCGCTATATGCTGGCCAAGGCGATCGGTCTGAACGAAAACGTGGAATGGGAGAAGCTGTACAGCTTCGGCGCGCCTCTGCAGGAATCGTCGGCTTACCCCTCGATTGATGAAATCACGAAGGCGTTTAGCCATATTTCGGAGAAAATCAGACAACGGTTTCCCGCGCTTACCGAGGACGATCTCGCCGGCGAGGCGGCGTTCGAGATACCGGGGTTGGAGAAAACGACCGCCGGGACAATCGCATTTCTGTCGCTGCATGAAAGCTACCATGTCGGCCAATTGGCGTACATTATGAGACTTCACGATTGCGATAAGCTGGTAGGCTAG